From a single Deinococcus ruber genomic region:
- a CDS encoding GNAT family N-acetyltransferase, translating to MNPSIRAFIAADIPACLELFDSNCPPFFDASERADYQAFLSDPADHGTYFVMEDGAEVVACGGVWHGGNLAADAAGLSWGMVRGDLHGRGLGRQLVVYRLGWIRQHFPEVREVQIDTSQHTQGYYARHGFQVVSRRPDGFAPGLDEIKMALTLEGS from the coding sequence ATGAATCCAAGCATTCGCGCCTTCATCGCCGCCGACATCCCCGCGTGCCTGGAACTCTTTGACAGCAATTGCCCGCCGTTTTTCGATGCCAGCGAACGCGCCGATTATCAGGCGTTTCTGAGCGACCCTGCCGACCACGGCACGTACTTCGTGATGGAAGACGGCGCGGAGGTAGTGGCCTGCGGGGGCGTGTGGCACGGGGGCAACCTTGCCGCAGACGCAGCGGGCCTGAGCTGGGGCATGGTGCGCGGCGACCTGCACGGGCGGGGGCTGGGCCGCCAACTGGTCGTTTACCGTCTGGGCTGGATACGCCAGCACTTTCCAGAGGTGCGCGAGGTGCAGATCGACACCAGCCAGCACACGCAGGGGTACTACGCCCGCCACGGCTTTCAGGTCGTCAGCCGCAGGCCGGACGGATTCGCGCCGGGTCTGGATGAAATCAAGATGGCGCTGACGTTGGAGGGCAGTTGA
- a CDS encoding Gfo/Idh/MocA family protein produces the protein MALQWGLLGASRIARSLIPAIRAAGGHVAMVGVREPQSARAKAFAQEWEIERIGSYQDVTESGVDAVYNPLPNDEHLPWSAAAMRAGKHVLTEKPLSMNAGEAQQFADIAQETGRTSLEAFAYRFTPQIEELLKRVQAGELGELRSVRGGMGFDLQNEGDFRWMPEKGGGALYDVGCYPVDLTRLLLGMPQAISGQARMTAGGVDMAFSGTLAYENALASFDCGFDWCTPMTAGVQVVGTEGVLTLEAAYDSSAHGHQIELNGHTHTVTPDNGYTRMVAHFQRAAQGEEALRYTPADSVAQARMLDALFQSAQNGKRVEVV, from the coding sequence ATGGCACTTCAATGGGGACTTCTCGGCGCGTCGCGCATTGCCCGCTCACTCATTCCGGCCATCCGGGCGGCGGGCGGGCATGTTGCTATGGTGGGCGTGCGCGAGCCGCAGTCGGCGCGGGCAAAAGCCTTTGCACAGGAATGGGAAATTGAGCGAATCGGCAGCTATCAGGACGTGACCGAATCGGGAGTGGACGCGGTGTACAATCCGCTGCCCAACGATGAGCACCTGCCCTGGAGCGCGGCGGCCATGCGGGCGGGCAAACACGTTCTGACCGAAAAGCCGCTGAGCATGAATGCGGGCGAGGCGCAGCAATTCGCAGACATCGCGCAGGAGACGGGCCGCACCTCGCTGGAAGCCTTCGCGTACCGCTTTACCCCGCAGATCGAGGAACTGCTGAAGCGCGTGCAGGCAGGCGAGCTGGGCGAGCTGCGGAGCGTGCGCGGCGGCATGGGCTTCGACCTTCAGAACGAGGGCGATTTCCGCTGGATGCCCGAGAAAGGCGGCGGCGCACTGTACGACGTGGGCTGCTACCCCGTCGATCTGACGCGCCTGCTGCTGGGCATGCCGCAGGCGATCAGCGGGCAGGCACGCATGACGGCGGGCGGCGTGGACATGGCGTTCAGCGGCACGCTGGCGTATGAAAACGCGCTGGCGTCGTTCGACTGCGGCTTCGACTGGTGTACGCCCATGACCGCTGGCGTGCAGGTGGTGGGCACTGAGGGCGTGCTGACCCTGGAAGCGGCCTACGACAGCTCGGCGCACGGCCACCAGATCGAGCTGAACGGTCACACCCACACCGTCACGCCCGACAACGGGTATACCCGCATGGTGGCGCATTTCCAGCGGGCGGCACAGGGCGAGGAAGCGCTGCGCTACACGCCCGCAGACTCGGTGGCGCAGGCCCGCATGCTCGACGCCCTGTTCCAGTCGGCGCAGAACGGAAAGCGGGTGGAGGTTGTCTGA
- a CDS encoding aminopeptidase, translating to MPLKRLPTTRRLRWIGLGVLLGAGLLALSGCSQVGYLWQAAVGQSELLTRARPIPDVIADPATPAELRRQLTLIQDVRRYASESLGLPDNSTFTGYSDLKRPFLVWNVFAAPPLSDTLRTYCFPIAGCVPYRGYFSQAAADSEAARLRAQGDDVSVGGVSAYSTLGRFSDPIPSTLLRGGDETLIRTVIHELAHQVVYVQNDTAFNESFAVAVETAGAQRYAAARGLPVPDQTTARTRAAQINALLLGTRTRLAALYASDVPDSEKRAKKVDTLNETRQQYAALKASWDGYSGYDGWFSDTPNGLNNALLGSVAAYADHVPVFLELLARHGGDFPAFYAAVKVCAALPPNERLACLQPSS from the coding sequence ATGCCCCTCAAGCGCCTGCCCACCACCCGCCGTCTCCGATGGATTGGCCTCGGCGTGCTGCTGGGGGCGGGCCTGCTGGCGCTTTCCGGCTGCTCGCAGGTCGGGTATCTGTGGCAGGCAGCGGTAGGACAGTCGGAACTGCTGACTCGGGCGCGGCCCATTCCAGACGTGATCGCAGACCCCGCCACGCCCGCCGAGTTGCGCCGTCAGCTCACACTGATTCAGGATGTGCGCCGTTACGCCTCCGAGAGCCTGGGGCTGCCCGACAATTCCACCTTTACCGGATACAGCGACCTGAAACGCCCGTTTCTGGTCTGGAACGTTTTTGCTGCGCCGCCGCTGTCGGACACGCTCCGAACGTACTGCTTTCCCATCGCGGGCTGCGTGCCGTACCGGGGATATTTTTCGCAGGCAGCGGCAGACAGCGAGGCGGCGCGGCTCCGCGCACAGGGCGACGACGTATCGGTGGGCGGTGTCAGCGCGTATTCGACGCTGGGGCGCTTCTCTGACCCGATTCCGTCCACGCTGCTGCGCGGCGGCGACGAAACCCTGATTCGCACCGTCATTCACGAACTGGCTCATCAGGTGGTGTACGTGCAGAACGACACCGCTTTTAACGAGTCGTTTGCGGTGGCCGTCGAGACTGCCGGAGCGCAGCGGTACGCCGCCGCACGTGGGCTGCCCGTTCCCGACCAGACAACCGCCCGCACCCGCGCCGCCCAGATCAATGCGCTGCTGCTCGGCACCCGCACACGCCTCGCTGCGCTGTACGCCTCGGATGTGCCCGACTCCGAGAAGCGTGCGAAAAAAGTCGACACCCTGAATGAGACGCGCCAGCAGTACGCCGCCCTGAAAGCCAGCTGGGACGGCTACAGCGGTTACGACGGCTGGTTTTCCGACACGCCCAACGGGCTGAACAATGCGCTGCTGGGATCGGTGGCGGCCTACGCCGACCATGTTCCGGTCTTTTTAGAACTGCTGGCGCGGCATGGCGGCGATTTTCCGGCCTTCTATGCGGCGGTGAAAGTGTGTGCGGCGCTGCCCCCAAATGAGCGCCTCGCCTGCCTGCAACCCAGTTCCTGA